One window of Cohnella hashimotonis genomic DNA carries:
- a CDS encoding FAD-dependent oxidoreductase — protein MAIQKLEPDILVAGGGISGVSAAVAAARNGAKVVLCQDRPVLGGNASSEIRMHIVGAANSKRRKELETEAREGGMIEEILLENAVRNPQRSASMFDLILYEKCRAEPNLTLLLNTTVIEADVKEGRIASVLAVRESTEHRFRIHAKLYMDCTGDGRLGMEAGALYKTGREAASEYGETLASENGDPYRQGSSLLFTTRDTGRPMRFIPPAWARKFSEDDLKFRSHDTWEYGYWWVEFGGMMDTIAENETIRDELLAIMLGVWDHIKNSGNHPESENWALDWFGFVPGKRESRRFIGKYLLTQADLEQARHFDDVIAYGGWPMDTHPPEGIDATELNPAHQPFSPYVYGIPLRALISANVENLMFAGRNISATHIAFSSTRVMGTCAAMGQGAGTAAALIVQSGITLNDALSDMAFIQNVQRQLLRQDVYLPGIAPAKDNLASSAVIRASSEQPEGQAANVTDGYTRSMHGPGGARPELTVPGTHRWMSQPGDPAPWIELEWPAPVSISEIVFVFDTGMHRRLTLTHSDEVLNTMEWGPQPETIKDFRVTVGYADPESQDQLLFSVQNNYLRQIVRKVNEENVKKLRVDIDGTNGLDHARLFEIRCYE, from the coding sequence GTGGCGATTCAGAAATTGGAGCCTGACATTTTAGTAGCCGGGGGAGGAATCTCGGGCGTGTCGGCAGCGGTCGCAGCCGCCCGCAACGGCGCAAAGGTCGTGCTCTGCCAAGATCGGCCTGTGCTGGGGGGGAACGCTTCTTCCGAAATACGGATGCATATCGTCGGGGCGGCTAACTCCAAACGGAGAAAGGAGCTGGAAACGGAAGCGCGCGAAGGCGGAATGATTGAGGAAATTCTGCTGGAAAACGCTGTTCGCAATCCCCAGCGGAGCGCCTCGATGTTCGACTTGATCCTTTACGAGAAATGCAGGGCCGAGCCGAATCTGACGTTATTGCTGAACACAACGGTGATTGAAGCGGATGTGAAGGAGGGAAGGATTGCATCCGTTCTGGCGGTTAGAGAGAGCACGGAGCATCGGTTCCGGATCCATGCTAAATTGTATATGGATTGCACAGGGGACGGACGGCTTGGCATGGAAGCGGGCGCTTTATATAAGACAGGGCGCGAGGCGGCCAGCGAGTATGGGGAGACACTCGCGAGCGAGAACGGGGACCCGTATCGACAGGGATCGTCGCTGTTGTTCACGACCCGGGATACCGGGAGGCCTATGCGTTTCATACCGCCCGCTTGGGCGCGCAAATTTTCGGAAGACGATCTGAAGTTTCGAAGCCACGATACCTGGGAATACGGCTATTGGTGGGTCGAATTCGGGGGCATGATGGACACGATCGCCGAAAACGAGACGATTCGGGACGAACTGCTGGCGATTATGCTGGGCGTCTGGGATCATATCAAAAATAGCGGCAATCATCCGGAATCGGAAAATTGGGCGCTGGATTGGTTCGGATTTGTGCCGGGAAAAAGGGAGTCGCGCCGTTTTATCGGAAAATACTTGCTTACGCAGGCCGATCTGGAACAAGCGCGTCACTTTGACGATGTCATCGCATACGGCGGATGGCCGATGGACACGCATCCGCCGGAAGGCATCGATGCGACCGAGCTGAATCCGGCCCATCAACCGTTCAGCCCGTATGTGTACGGCATCCCGCTCAGAGCGCTCATCAGCGCCAACGTGGAAAACCTCATGTTCGCCGGACGAAACATCTCGGCAACGCATATCGCTTTCTCCAGTACGCGTGTGATGGGGACCTGCGCCGCGATGGGACAAGGCGCGGGCACGGCTGCCGCTTTAATCGTTCAATCCGGGATAACGCTGAACGATGCGCTTTCCGACATGGCGTTCATTCAGAACGTTCAACGGCAGCTTTTGAGGCAGGATGTCTATCTACCCGGTATCGCGCCGGCAAAGGATAACTTGGCGTCAAGTGCGGTCATTCGCGCTTCTTCCGAACAGCCGGAAGGCCAAGCTGCCAACGTAACCGACGGCTATACCCGATCGATGCATGGACCGGGCGGCGCCAGACCGGAATTGACCGTCCCCGGAACGCATCGCTGGATGTCGCAGCCCGGCGATCCGGCGCCCTGGATCGAACTGGAGTGGCCGGCGCCAGTGTCGATCAGCGAGATCGTGTTCGTCTTCGACACAGGCATGCATCGCAGACTGACCCTGACCCATTCCGATGAAGTATTGAACACGATGGAATGGGGGCCGCAGCCGGAGACGATCAAGGACTTCCGTGTGACGGTAGGGTACGCCGACCCGGAATCTCAAGATCAGCTGTTGTTTTCAGTCCAGAATAACTACCTCCGGCAAATCGTCCGAAAAGTGAACGAGGAGAATGTAAAAAAACTGCGTGTAGATATCGACGGCACGAATGGGCTGGACCATGCCCGATTATTCGAAATTCGCTGTTATGAATAA
- a CDS encoding AIM24 family protein translates to MTIRIGNLTDNANVVIREQLGCFSVLEYKEDLSCTSVSEAEANYYMRESNVRKRQVKIDLQGNEVSMSAGAMQYMAGNVEMTTGIKGVGGLFRNMVSGAVSGESAIKPLYKGFGTVVLEPTYKFIWLIDVDNDHISIDDGMFLACDTSLELKVVSRKSLSSAALGGEGLFNLSARGKGVLALEAPIPTEEAVVVELENDVLKVDGNFALMWSHSLDFTVERSSKTLIGSAASGEGLVNVYRGTGTVWLAPLMNYRPGIGAV, encoded by the coding sequence ATGACGATCCGCATCGGCAATTTGACGGACAACGCCAACGTGGTGATCCGGGAGCAACTGGGCTGTTTTAGCGTGCTCGAGTACAAAGAGGATTTGAGCTGCACGTCGGTGTCGGAGGCCGAGGCGAACTATTATATGAGAGAGAGCAACGTTCGGAAAAGGCAGGTCAAGATCGATTTGCAAGGCAACGAGGTGTCGATGAGCGCGGGCGCCATGCAGTACATGGCCGGCAATGTCGAGATGACGACTGGAATCAAAGGTGTCGGCGGACTGTTCCGCAACATGGTATCGGGCGCCGTATCCGGCGAAAGCGCGATCAAGCCGTTGTACAAAGGGTTCGGCACGGTTGTGCTCGAGCCGACGTACAAATTCATCTGGCTGATCGACGTCGACAACGATCATATTTCGATCGACGACGGCATGTTCCTGGCGTGCGACACGTCGTTGGAGCTTAAAGTGGTCTCGCGTAAATCGCTGTCGTCCGCCGCGCTCGGCGGAGAGGGACTGTTCAATCTGAGCGCCCGGGGCAAAGGGGTGTTGGCGCTGGAAGCGCCGATTCCGACGGAAGAAGCGGTCGTTGTCGAACTGGAGAACGATGTGCTTAAGGTGGACGGCAATTTCGCACTCATGTGGTCGCACTCGCTCGATTTTACCGTTGAACGGTCGAGCAAGACGCTGATCGGTTCCGCCGCCTCGGGCGAAGGGCTGGTCAACGTCTACCGCGGCACCGGAACCGTCTGGCTGGCGCCGCTGATGAACTATCGCCCGGGGATCGGAGCCGTGTGA
- a CDS encoding alpha/beta fold hydrolase, with protein sequence MQSSRRKYACVCGRSRGCNGCIGFRLGHGQSVCRFPPPLYEKLAPHVKFAVYDRFGYGYSETTDQKRDIDTVTEEIHEALQAAGQKPPYVLAAHSLGSLETLRFAQKYPNEVKGIVMLDAGSPEFYYNDTIDSAGGFLNKLLIKTGVIRLLFHSQAVIDSSRASHNGLKFVPDELKRIDLTATLRSPC encoded by the coding sequence ATACAAAGTTCACGGAGAAAATATGCATGTGTATGCGGGCGGTCAAGGGGATGTAACGGTTGTATTGGCTTCCGGCTGGGGCACGGCCAATCCGTATGTCGATTCCCCCCCCCCCTGTACGAGAAGCTGGCGCCGCATGTCAAATTCGCGGTATACGACCGGTTCGGCTATGGATACAGTGAAACGACGGACCAGAAGCGCGACATCGATACGGTAACGGAAGAAATACACGAAGCGCTGCAGGCAGCCGGCCAAAAGCCCCCTTACGTGTTGGCCGCGCATTCGCTGGGCTCGCTGGAGACGCTCCGGTTTGCGCAGAAATACCCGAACGAAGTGAAGGGCATCGTGATGCTCGATGCCGGCAGTCCGGAATTTTACTACAACGATACGATCGATTCCGCAGGCGGCTTTTTGAATAAGCTGCTCATCAAAACCGGCGTCATTCGGCTGCTTTTTCACTCGCAAGCTGTCATTGACAGCTCTCGCGCAAGCCACAACGGCTTGAAGTTCGTACCGGACGAGCTGAAGCGGATCGATCTGACCGCCACCTTGCGCTCACCGTGCTGA
- a CDS encoding M23 family metallopeptidase, with the protein MVGVGDAVKRGELLGLCGNSGNSSEAHLHFQVSDSPNLFQGKSIRIHWENGLNPQQLSAFWLLRRYWDLVRYMNKRASGRI; encoded by the coding sequence GTGGTCGGCGTCGGCGACGCTGTGAAGAGAGGCGAGTTGCTCGGCCTTTGCGGAAATTCCGGCAACTCCAGCGAAGCGCATCTGCACTTCCAAGTGTCCGATAGCCCAAACCTATTTCAAGGAAAATCCATTCGAATCCATTGGGAGAACGGTCTGAACCCGCAGCAACTGTCGGCGTTTTGGTTGTTGCGGCGATATTGGGATCTGGTGCGATATATGAACAAGCGAGCGTCCGGAAGGATTTAA
- a CDS encoding sensor histidine kinase, with protein MRGTMRRIYNIPIFPKLIITFLIITMPLFTLSLVMNELGKQEVKSQISNSITMNIHYYFISLEKELERIIRTQQQFINDEDLLQLSNSLSIMTDYQRAKAINDLKNKLTTLKDSSAYIKDISLFVTSLNDTISTSSGGEAPRSLEEAEQIAKATYSSGIPITFWQGRLFLNLTYPNNQMKQDKSPLFIQNIEFSMEALTNALNSFPQDGGAIFFNDNWVIANNKYPERLADIRAKIVEPTQQSALFTKQVSVGKENYMVIYEKSMFLQASLLFYFPENIIIGQLKTYGVWFRMLVISSFIIVILFSYGIYLLIHRPLQSLVRRFRSVEGGNLATVLTSNRGDEFGYIINRFERTVLSLKTLIDELYVQKIRLQQSELKQLQMQITPHFLYNSFFILHRLIKHGENETAELVSKNLGDYFHYITRNGLEEVPFEHEVNHVRSYVEIQNIRFSNRIIVEFEPFPESFRGIMIPRLILQPLVENAYEHGLSDIMSEGRLQIRFATDSDRYYFSVEDSGASLTEERMAEMIAKLSLENEIETTGLINIHRRLKLKYGERGGLEMMHSALGGLLVRIYIPNEKENSDVSPINRR; from the coding sequence TTGAGGGGGACAATGCGAAGGATCTATAACATTCCGATTTTTCCAAAGCTTATTATTACTTTTTTGATTATTACGATGCCCTTATTTACGTTAAGCCTTGTTATGAATGAACTTGGCAAGCAAGAGGTGAAAAGTCAAATATCCAATTCGATTACGATGAATATCCATTATTATTTCATTTCGCTCGAGAAGGAACTGGAGCGTATTATTCGAACGCAGCAACAATTCATTAACGACGAAGATCTTTTGCAATTGAGTAACTCTTTATCGATAATGACGGATTACCAACGTGCGAAAGCGATCAACGATCTGAAGAATAAATTGACTACATTAAAAGATTCCAGCGCTTATATTAAAGACATCAGCTTATTCGTGACTTCGCTTAACGACACGATTTCGACCTCTAGCGGGGGAGAAGCGCCACGCTCCTTGGAAGAGGCGGAGCAAATAGCGAAGGCGACGTATTCGAGCGGAATACCGATCACCTTCTGGCAGGGGCGTCTTTTTTTGAATTTAACCTATCCGAACAACCAGATGAAGCAAGATAAGTCTCCGTTATTTATTCAAAATATCGAATTCTCTATGGAAGCGCTAACAAACGCGCTGAATTCGTTCCCTCAAGATGGAGGAGCTATTTTTTTCAACGACAACTGGGTTATTGCCAATAATAAATATCCCGAGCGGCTAGCCGACATCCGAGCAAAAATAGTAGAGCCCACGCAGCAATCGGCGTTATTTACGAAGCAAGTCTCCGTCGGCAAAGAAAATTACATGGTCATTTACGAAAAATCAATGTTTTTGCAAGCATCGCTTCTCTTTTATTTTCCGGAGAACATCATTATAGGTCAGTTAAAAACATATGGCGTTTGGTTCCGGATGCTTGTCATCAGTTCGTTTATCATCGTTATTCTTTTCTCCTACGGGATTTACTTATTGATTCATCGCCCCCTTCAGTCACTGGTAAGAAGATTCAGAAGCGTTGAAGGAGGCAATCTTGCAACGGTTCTTACATCGAATCGGGGAGATGAGTTCGGATATATCATTAATCGGTTCGAAAGAACCGTATTGAGCCTGAAGACGCTGATCGACGAGCTTTACGTACAGAAGATCAGGCTGCAGCAGTCGGAATTAAAGCAGCTGCAGATGCAAATTACCCCCCATTTCCTCTACAATAGTTTCTTTATTCTTCACCGCCTCATTAAGCATGGCGAGAATGAAACAGCGGAGTTGGTATCTAAAAATCTTGGGGATTATTTTCACTATATTACGAGAAACGGACTGGAGGAGGTTCCTTTCGAACATGAAGTAAACCATGTCCGGTCGTATGTTGAAATTCAAAATATCCGGTTTTCCAATCGAATCATCGTGGAGTTTGAACCGTTTCCCGAGAGCTTTCGGGGGATTATGATTCCACGCTTGATTTTGCAGCCTTTAGTCGAAAACGCGTACGAGCATGGACTCAGCGATATCATGTCGGAAGGAAGGCTGCAAATTCGATTCGCAACGGATTCGGATCGGTACTATTTTTCGGTTGAGGATAGCGGCGCGAGTTTGACGGAAGAGCGAATGGCGGAAATGATCGCAAAGCTAAGTTTGGAAAATGAAATAGAGACGACGGGGCTTATTAACATACATCGCCGCCTAAAGCTGAAATATGGCGAACGCGGTGGGCTTGAAATGATGCATAGCGCTTTGGGAGGCTTGTTGGTTCGGATATATATTCCAAATGAAAAGGAGAATTCAGATGTATCGCCTATTAATCGTCGATGA
- a CDS encoding response regulator, which yields MYRLLIVDDEPLIVNSMDLMIREATHLELETYRAYNVNEALDFLKKVRIDIVLSDIRMPGMSGIELHKQIIKSWPRCKIIFLTGYNDFEYARHAIRTGGVVDYVLKNEDDNVILAAVEKALAEVDQVENGADYILSARKKLQLAIPALQRNTLFDLMRDSSISPKDIEKRFEESEIPLLSSSRVFLVTGRVDGGKEEASETDRMLVLNACQNIAEEYLAPTIVLVSVAFESNKLIWFLQPREFLTRDSWDKDQEQRAWEQMKTRVYSILEAVQQTCKKLLKISLSLVIGRDPVEWLGLGAQFYYLKTLLGHDANNGQELLIQDREQFGLNMDQERRSYFPESQHIKNQLELLEQYLARGEKEKFSKLYDELMSLDELSGYKFQLEMFYRVSLSFISYAIRLDLFDELFSKVDLGKTTQYDAHGSWSDAVSYLAMVAEYLLERYESIPEEQNQRLITSIHQYVQVHLGGDLSLTKLSTLVHRSPTYLSRLYKRMTGKMLSDYITEERMKNAQTQLAHSTMKIQEIALRAGYEAAPQFNRSFKKMFKMTPQEYRDQFHATNE from the coding sequence ATGTATCGCCTATTAATCGTCGATGATGAACCTCTTATCGTTAACAGCATGGATCTTATGATTCGTGAAGCTACGCATCTGGAACTTGAGACTTATCGCGCGTACAACGTCAACGAAGCGCTGGATTTTCTAAAGAAAGTTCGAATCGATATTGTGCTTTCGGATATTCGCATGCCGGGAATGAGCGGGATTGAGCTACATAAGCAAATCATTAAAAGCTGGCCAAGGTGTAAAATAATTTTTCTTACCGGATACAACGACTTCGAATACGCTCGTCATGCCATACGCACAGGCGGCGTAGTAGATTATGTGCTGAAAAACGAAGATGACAACGTCATTCTGGCGGCCGTGGAAAAAGCGCTCGCGGAAGTGGATCAGGTAGAAAACGGTGCCGACTATATCCTGAGCGCCAGAAAGAAGCTTCAGCTGGCTATTCCCGCGTTGCAACGAAATACGCTATTCGACCTGATGCGCGATTCCTCGATTTCTCCCAAGGATATCGAAAAAAGGTTTGAGGAGTCGGAAATCCCCTTGTTATCAAGCTCACGGGTGTTTCTTGTGACGGGCAGAGTAGACGGGGGGAAGGAGGAGGCCAGCGAAACCGACCGTATGCTGGTTCTCAATGCCTGTCAGAACATAGCGGAGGAATATTTAGCCCCGACGATCGTTCTTGTATCCGTTGCGTTCGAATCGAATAAGTTGATTTGGTTTCTGCAGCCCAGGGAATTTCTAACGAGAGACAGTTGGGATAAGGATCAGGAACAACGGGCATGGGAACAGATGAAAACAAGAGTATACAGCATTTTGGAGGCTGTGCAACAGACTTGCAAAAAGTTGCTGAAAATATCGCTCTCTCTCGTCATCGGTCGGGATCCTGTCGAATGGCTCGGCCTCGGTGCTCAATTTTACTATTTGAAGACTTTGCTCGGCCATGACGCCAATAACGGGCAAGAGTTGCTAATCCAAGACCGTGAACAGTTCGGACTGAATATGGATCAGGAGAGGCGCAGTTACTTCCCTGAGTCTCAACATATTAAAAACCAGTTAGAGTTGCTTGAGCAATACTTAGCTCGTGGAGAAAAAGAGAAGTTCAGCAAACTTTATGATGAGCTGATGAGCTTAGATGAATTGTCCGGATATAAATTTCAGCTGGAGATGTTTTACAGGGTATCTCTCAGCTTCATTTCCTATGCGATCCGGCTTGATTTGTTCGATGAGCTATTCAGCAAGGTGGATCTTGGGAAAACTACGCAGTATGATGCGCACGGATCATGGAGCGACGCCGTTTCATATTTAGCCATGGTTGCCGAATATCTGCTCGAACGATACGAATCCATTCCCGAGGAACAAAACCAAAGGCTGATTACCTCTATCCATCAATATGTCCAAGTCCATCTCGGGGGAGATCTATCCCTAACCAAGTTATCTACGTTAGTTCATCGCAGTCCGACGTATTTATCCCGTTTGTACAAGCGGATGACGGGCAAAATGCTATCGGACTATATCACCGAAGAAAGGATGAAGAATGCGCAAACGCAGCTGGCACATTCGACTATGAAAATTCAAGAAATAGCGCTTCGCGCAGGTTACGAGGCAGCGCCTCAATTTAACCGCTCGTTCAAAAAAATGTTCAAAATGACTCCACAGGAATATAGGGATCAGTTTCATGCAACAAACGAGTAG
- a CDS encoding extracellular solute-binding protein — MNRKSAKWIAFTVLACSLALTSACTNNNGNNASSSGSPKASSQESAANSGSESAPDPMGKIDPPIEVTAIRTLDSTTKFENGETIENNAWTKLYENEFGIKLKYLWISDPTQYEQKFNVAMASGQLADIMPVNGIQFNQLVESNQLADLTEVLEKYGTPLAKEMLKKDGGVGLESATFNGKLLGLPVNPGSFDFASLLWIRTDWLEKLNLPEPKTMEDVFKIAEAFVNQDPDGNNKKDTQGLGATKDFYGLEPGLDGLFNGYHAYPKSWVEDASGNLVYGSIQPEMKQALEKLQQLYKDGYIDREFAVKDKEKFIQTVNAGKLGMFYGADWSPLLFLDGKALDEKMEWKPFQLPSIDDNKAKPQTPYNVNQFFVVRKGMAHPEAVVKMLNAASYQWDRTKYPLTDMNQNGDVAKWQYALVQASNPIQNVELYEDVKKALEKQDESLLNIASNPGQANFYKGINDFKNGNMSGWGYTRFYDAISLLYDYHTNDGFKMTEFISGPTPTMVEKQSTLLKMELETFTKIVMGESSIDAFDEFVSNWKKLGGDTITKEVADWKASK; from the coding sequence ATGAATCGTAAGTCGGCAAAATGGATTGCGTTCACGGTATTGGCGTGTTCGTTAGCGCTCACGTCTGCTTGCACCAACAACAACGGAAATAACGCAAGTTCTTCCGGTTCGCCAAAAGCAAGTTCGCAGGAAAGCGCCGCTAATAGCGGAAGCGAGTCTGCGCCGGATCCGATGGGGAAAATTGATCCGCCTATTGAGGTTACCGCGATCCGCACCTTGGATTCGACGACGAAATTTGAAAATGGAGAAACCATTGAGAATAATGCTTGGACTAAATTATACGAGAACGAATTCGGAATTAAATTGAAGTACTTATGGATTTCCGATCCGACGCAATACGAGCAAAAGTTCAATGTTGCCATGGCATCCGGACAATTAGCGGATATTATGCCCGTCAATGGCATTCAATTTAACCAACTGGTCGAATCTAATCAATTAGCTGATTTAACGGAGGTGCTTGAAAAGTACGGTACGCCTCTCGCCAAAGAGATGCTAAAGAAGGATGGCGGAGTTGGTCTTGAGTCCGCAACCTTTAACGGGAAATTGTTGGGGTTGCCGGTAAACCCGGGTTCATTCGATTTCGCTTCTCTGCTCTGGATCCGTACAGATTGGTTGGAAAAGCTGAATCTGCCCGAGCCGAAAACGATGGAGGATGTATTTAAGATCGCGGAAGCTTTCGTCAATCAAGATCCGGATGGAAACAATAAGAAGGATACGCAGGGATTGGGAGCGACTAAAGATTTCTACGGTTTGGAGCCGGGCCTGGATGGATTGTTTAACGGATATCATGCTTATCCGAAGAGCTGGGTCGAGGATGCTTCAGGGAATCTGGTGTACGGAAGCATTCAACCAGAGATGAAGCAAGCACTTGAAAAACTCCAGCAGTTATATAAAGACGGGTACATTGATCGCGAGTTCGCAGTCAAAGACAAGGAAAAATTCATACAAACTGTTAATGCCGGTAAACTGGGCATGTTCTATGGCGCCGATTGGTCGCCGCTGCTGTTCTTGGACGGCAAAGCACTGGATGAAAAGATGGAATGGAAGCCGTTCCAATTACCCTCGATTGATGACAACAAGGCTAAACCGCAAACCCCTTATAACGTAAATCAATTTTTCGTCGTTCGCAAAGGGATGGCGCATCCCGAGGCAGTCGTGAAGATGCTGAATGCCGCAAGTTACCAATGGGACAGAACGAAGTACCCCCTGACGGACATGAATCAGAATGGGGATGTCGCCAAATGGCAATATGCGTTAGTCCAAGCTTCCAATCCAATTCAGAATGTCGAACTGTACGAAGATGTGAAGAAGGCGCTGGAGAAGCAGGACGAATCTCTATTGAACATTGCCAGCAACCCGGGGCAAGCCAACTTCTATAAAGGCATTAATGATTTTAAGAACGGCAATATGTCCGGCTGGGGGTATACCCGCTTTTATGACGCGATCTCATTGTTGTACGACTATCATACGAACGACGGATTTAAAATGACGGAATTTATCTCGGGCCCTACGCCAACGATGGTGGAGAAACAATCAACGCTGCTTAAGATGGAGCTAGAAACATTCACCAAAATCGTGATGGGCGAGTCTTCGATCGATGCCTTCGATGAATTCGTGAGCAATTGGAAAAAGCTTGGCGGAGATACCATTACGAAAGAAGTAGCGGATTGGAAAGCTAGCAAATAA
- a CDS encoding phosphotriesterase family protein, with the protein MSVMTVTGKVRSDSLGWVLPHEHAFIDLRRLVPAVSEISRKRLAQEQVSLANFGKLMRNPYAVLDNAVIDDEKIVRDELLKFKKAGGTTFVDLTLRDIGRDPALLAGLSRELDIKIVAGCGYYINKSHPGDMNRKTVENIAEELLNEIRHGMDGTDIKAGVIGEIGTSEIIYPNEKKTLIASAIVQKETGLGLHVHTDLYATNGYEVISILTEHGAAAEKICINHIDVDLKMDYIKDLLNLGAYVEFDNFGKEFYADRRDRSVLRGPFCRDIERVRAIKQLIDWGFLSKILLSNDVCLKTCLHSYGGWGYDHVLTNIIPMMKDEGITAEQIQTIMCSNPAEFLDDGKD; encoded by the coding sequence ATGTCCGTTATGACCGTAACGGGAAAGGTACGATCCGATAGTCTGGGCTGGGTATTGCCCCACGAGCATGCCTTTATCGATTTGCGCAGGCTGGTGCCTGCCGTTAGTGAAATCTCGCGGAAAAGGTTGGCGCAGGAGCAGGTCAGCCTCGCGAATTTCGGAAAGCTCATGCGTAATCCCTACGCGGTTCTGGACAATGCAGTCATCGATGACGAAAAAATTGTAAGAGATGAGTTGCTGAAATTTAAGAAAGCCGGAGGAACGACCTTCGTCGATCTGACGTTGCGCGACATCGGCAGGGACCCTGCGCTGCTAGCCGGATTGTCGAGAGAGTTGGATATTAAGATCGTAGCAGGCTGCGGTTACTATATTAACAAATCCCATCCTGGCGACATGAACCGCAAAACAGTAGAAAATATTGCAGAAGAACTTTTGAATGAAATCCGTCATGGCATGGATGGTACGGACATAAAAGCAGGCGTCATAGGCGAGATTGGAACAAGCGAGATCATCTATCCGAATGAAAAAAAGACGCTAATCGCATCGGCGATCGTTCAAAAGGAAACCGGCTTAGGGTTGCACGTGCATACGGACCTTTATGCGACGAACGGCTACGAAGTCATTTCTATTCTGACCGAGCACGGTGCGGCAGCTGAAAAAATATGCATCAATCACATCGATGTCGACCTCAAAATGGATTATATCAAGGACCTTCTTAACCTGGGAGCCTATGTGGAATTCGATAACTTCGGCAAGGAATTTTATGCCGACAGGCGGGATCGAAGCGTTTTAAGAGGACCCTTTTGCAGAGACATCGAGCGAGTGAGAGCCATCAAGCAGCTCATCGATTGGGGCTTCCTTTCAAAAATATTATTGTCCAACGATGTCTGCCTGAAAACTTGCTTGCACAGCTATGGCGGTTGGGGCTATGACCACGTTCTAACGAATATTATTCCGATGATGAAGGACGAAGGAATAACCGCCGAGCAGATTCAAACGATCATGTGCAGCAATCCTGCCGAATTTCTCGACGATGGAAAAGATTGA
- a CDS encoding M24 family metallopeptidase has product MIKIPKAEFAARIEKLKALMRENDMQACLIYGDEYRKENLRYMSNYWPLFERGAVMVSMTGEPFVIAAPEGEMFCREMSAWPDVRLLPEFACVTVPDKIEYPQAHYTSLTEICKGLQESGPLQRLGIVGIDAMPEPLMKIIGDSFAGIELVDAGELLFQLRMTKTANEVACLQEAARIADAGYKLMIEQVKPGMTELELASLAYGECIRQGAENVPFCLLTSGDRVNTIIGRASGKVIEDGDMIMAAIAVQVEGYVATLNFPFVAGQMREEQKKFIDILVEAEDAALSRIKAGAGQSEVVRAVKACFKDRNVTEYDLYPPLHGCGLAEAESPYPDENTEAKFVAGMTVNTDVSLFGHPHGSNRIEESLLVTEDGYESMSKLVRHLSRTWKETATISVD; this is encoded by the coding sequence ATGATCAAAATACCAAAAGCAGAATTCGCCGCAAGGATCGAAAAGCTAAAAGCGTTGATGAGAGAAAACGACATGCAAGCTTGCTTGATCTACGGGGACGAATATCGGAAAGAAAACCTCCGTTATATGAGCAACTATTGGCCCTTATTCGAAAGGGGAGCCGTCATGGTTTCGATGACAGGCGAGCCTTTTGTCATTGCAGCGCCGGAAGGCGAGATGTTTTGCCGCGAGATGAGCGCATGGCCGGACGTTCGGCTGCTTCCGGAATTCGCATGCGTGACGGTACCCGATAAAATCGAATATCCTCAGGCGCATTATACGAGCCTGACGGAGATTTGCAAAGGGCTGCAAGAAAGCGGACCGTTGCAAAGATTAGGCATTGTAGGCATCGATGCGATGCCCGAACCGTTAATGAAAATCATCGGCGACAGCTTCGCTGGCATTGAACTCGTCGATGCGGGCGAATTATTATTCCAACTTCGAATGACCAAAACGGCTAACGAAGTCGCCTGTCTGCAAGAAGCGGCAAGGATCGCCGACGCGGGATACAAGTTAATGATCGAACAAGTCAAGCCTGGCATGACGGAGCTTGAACTGGCCTCTTTAGCCTACGGGGAATGCATCAGGCAAGGCGCGGAAAATGTTCCGTTCTGCCTCTTAACGAGCGGAGATAGGGTCAATACGATCATCGGCAGAGCTTCCGGAAAAGTGATCGAGGACGGGGATATGATTATGGCCGCCATTGCCGTTCAAGTCGAGGGTTACGTGGCTACGCTCAATTTCCCATTCGTCGCCGGCCAAATGCGCGAGGAACAGAAAAAGTTTATCGATATTCTCGTCGAAGCGGAGGACGCCGCTTTAAGCCGGATCAAGGCGGGCGCGGGCCAGAGCGAAGTCGTACGCGCGGTTAAAGCGTGCTTCAAGGATAGGAACGTCACCGAATATGACCTTTATCCCCCGCTTCACGGCTGTGGGTTGGCGGAAGCCGAATCTCCTTACCCGGACGAGAATACCGAAGCGAAATTCGTGGCGGGAATGACTGTGAATACGGATGTTAGTTTATTCGGTCACCCGCACGGTTCAAATCGGATCGAGGAAAGCTTGCTCGTCACCGAAGACGGTTACGAATCGATGTCAAAGCTCGTTAGGCATTTGAGCAGGACTTGGAAAGAAACGGCGACGATATCGGTCGATTAA